The proteins below are encoded in one region of Elgaria multicarinata webbii isolate HBS135686 ecotype San Diego chromosome 20, rElgMul1.1.pri, whole genome shotgun sequence:
- the MAD2L2 gene encoding mitotic spindle assembly checkpoint protein MAD2B encodes MTTLTRQDLNFGQVVADVLSEFLEVAVHLILYVREVYPTGIFQKRKKYNVPVQMSCHPELNQYIQDTLHCIKPLLEKNDVEKVVVVILDKDHHPVERFVFEITQPPLLSISSDSLLNHVEQLLRAFILKISVCDAVLDNNPPGCTFTVLVHTREAATRNMEKIQVIKDFPWILADEQDVHMHDPRLIPLKTMTSDLLKMQLYVEERAQKGT; translated from the exons ATGACCACCTTAACCCGACAGGATCTCAACTTTGGACAAG TTGTTGCCGACGTACTTTCTGAATTTTTGGAAGTGGCTGTTCACCTCATCCTGTACGTCCGAGAAGTTTACCCCACCGggatctttcaaaagaggaagaaatacaACGTACCTGTCCAG ATGTCTTGCCATCCGGAGTTGAACCAATACATCCAGGACACCCTGCATTGCATCAAACCCCTGCTAGAGAAG AATGACGTGGAAAAGGTCGTGGTAGTCATCCTGGACAAAGACCACCATCCGGTGGAGAGGTTTGTCTTTGAAATCACGCAGCCGCCTTTGCTGTCAATTAG ctcAGATTCCCTTCTCAACCACGTGGAACAGCTCCTGCGGGCCTTTATTTTGAAGATCAGCGTGTGTGACGCCGTTTTGGACAACAACCCTCCAG GCTGTACTTTTACCGTGCTGGTCCACACCCGAGAAGCCGCCACCCGCAACATGGAAAAGATCCAGGTGATCAAG GATTTCCCCTGGATCCTTGCTGATGAACAGGACGTCCACATGCACGACCCGCGGCTTATCCCGCTAAAGACCATGACATCGGATCTTTTAAAG ATGCAGCTGTACGTCGAAGAGCGCGCTCAGAAAGGCACCTGA
- the DRAXIN gene encoding draxin, translating into MSARNMACCIPATFSTIFLFCLLTASPMDSLDPGPTTASTLPEIGNSFPSGDLWAHQPRAVTHHRRHGLSKRERSLHGMPSRARGSGEGGAPRRLSWSALGEEPGSMERPASLRQKDVFLGFEFPYPEQVNHAPGSARGKNREHRRHSRRERLKQHRGKGSDPGPSALIKKPENFEEQFQPLHTEGSSAGSDPPLLLGFTPKASSEEPPALQVTSPRPRLRVRQEGDVMPTLDMTLFDWTDYEDLRPDMWLSSRRKEKRRSKNHSNETTPEEGEPCDHHLDCLPGCCCDLREHLCKPHNRGLNNKCYDDCMCAEGLRCYAKFHRNRRVIRRKGRCVEPESADGDQGSFINV; encoded by the exons ATGTCAGCCAGGAACATGGCCTGCTGCATCCCCGCCACGTTCTCCACCatctttctcttctgcctcctGACCGCCAGCCCTATGGACTCCCTCGACCCAGGGCCCACCACAGCCTCCACCCTCCCCGAGATTGGCAACAGCTTTCCTAGCGGGGATCTCTGGGCGCATCAGCCACGGGCCGTGACTCACCACCGCAGGCACGGCCTCAGCAAGCGTGAACGATCTCTCCACGGCATGCCGTCCAGGGCCCGAGGCTCCGGGGAAGGGGGCGCTCCGCGGCGCCTGAGTTGGTCCGCTTTGGGGGAAGAGCCTGGATCGATGGAGCGGCCCGCCAGCCTCCGGCAGAAAGACGTCTTCCTGGGGTTTGAGTTCCCATATCCCGAGCAGGTGAACCACGCCCCTGGATCGGCGAGGGGGAAGAACCGGGAGCACCGGCGACACAGCCGCAGGGAGAGGTTGAAACAGCACCGAG GAAAAGGCTCTGACCCAGGGCCGAGCGCGCTGATTAAGAAGCCCGAAAACTTTGAGGAGCAGTTTCAGCCTCTTCACACCGAAGGGTCTTCTGCTGGCTCGGATCCGCCCCTACTCCTCGGCTTCACGCCGAAGGCGTCGAGCGAAGAGCCTCCGGCCCTCCAGGTGACGTCTCCTCGCCCTCGGCTCCGGGTCAGGCAAGAAGGCGACGTCATGCCCACCCTCGACATGACTCTCTTCGACTGGACGGATTACGAAGATCTACGTCCAGATATGTGGCTTTCATCCCGGAGAAAAG agAAACGGCGCAGTAAGAACCACAGCAACGAAACGACGCCCGAAGAAGGAGAGCCGTGTGACCATCACCTGGATTGCCTGCCAG GATGTTGCTGTGACTTGCGCGAACACCTCTGCAAGCCCCACAATCGCGGCCTCAACAACAAGTGTTACGACGACTGCATGTGCGCAGAAG GCTTACGCTGCTACGCCAAATTCCACCGCAACCGGAGAGTGATCCGACGGAAAGGCCGCTGCGTCGAACCCGAGTCCGCCGACGGAGATCAAGGATCGTTTATCAACGTCTAG